One region of Pseudomonas glycinae genomic DNA includes:
- the cysN gene encoding sulfate adenylyltransferase subunit CysN — protein MSHASDLISEDILAYLGQHERKELLRFLTCGNVDDGKSTLIGRLLHDSKMIYEDHLEAITRDSKKVGTTGDDIDLALLVDGLQAEREQGITIDVAYRYFSTAKRKFIIADTPGHEQYTRNMATGASTCDLAIILVDARYGVQTQTRRHSFIASLLGIKHIVVAINKMDLKGFDQGVFESIKADYLKFAEGLKMKPTSMHFVPMSALKGDNVVNKSERSPWYTGQSLMEILETVEVAGDRNFTDLRFPVQYVNRPNLNFRGFAGTLASGIVKKGDEVVVLPSGKSSRVKSIVTFEGELEHAGPGQAVTLTMEDEIDISRGDLLVHADNVPPVTDSFEAMLVWMAEEPMLPGKKYDIKRATSYVPGSIASIVNKVDVNTLEEGPASALQLNEIGKVKIALDAPIALDGYDSNRTTGAFIVIDRLTNGTVGAGMIVAQPVTHGTATHHGKLAHVATEERAQRFGQQPATVLFSGLSGAGKSTLAYAVERKLFDMGRAVFVLDGQNLRHDLNKGLPQDRAGRTENWRRAAHVARQFNEAGLLTLAAFVAPSAEGREQARDLIGKERLLTVYVQASPTVCAERDPQGLYAAGGDNIPGESFPYDVPLDADLVIDTQSLSLDESVKQVLDLLRKRGAI, from the coding sequence ATGTCGCACGCATCTGATTTGATCAGCGAGGACATCCTCGCCTACCTGGGCCAGCACGAACGTAAAGAGCTGCTGCGCTTTTTGACCTGCGGTAACGTCGATGACGGCAAGAGCACCCTGATCGGGCGCCTGCTGCACGACTCGAAGATGATCTACGAAGATCACCTGGAAGCCATCACCCGCGATTCGAAGAAAGTCGGCACCACCGGTGACGACATCGACCTGGCATTGCTGGTCGACGGCCTGCAGGCCGAGCGCGAGCAGGGCATCACCATCGATGTCGCCTACCGCTATTTCTCTACCGCCAAGCGCAAATTCATCATCGCCGACACCCCCGGCCATGAGCAGTACACCCGCAACATGGCCACCGGTGCGTCCACCTGTGACCTGGCGATCATCCTGGTCGACGCCCGTTACGGCGTGCAGACCCAGACCCGTCGCCACAGCTTCATTGCCTCGTTGCTGGGCATCAAGCACATCGTCGTCGCCATTAACAAGATGGACCTCAAGGGTTTCGATCAGGGCGTGTTCGAGTCGATCAAGGCCGACTACCTGAAGTTCGCCGAAGGCTTGAAGATGAAGCCGACGAGCATGCACTTCGTGCCGATGTCCGCTCTCAAGGGCGACAACGTGGTGAACAAGTCCGAGCGCTCGCCGTGGTACACCGGCCAGTCGCTGATGGAAATCCTCGAGACCGTGGAAGTGGCGGGTGACCGCAACTTCACCGATCTGCGTTTCCCGGTGCAGTACGTCAACCGTCCGAACCTGAACTTCCGCGGTTTCGCCGGCACTTTGGCCAGCGGCATCGTCAAGAAGGGCGACGAAGTCGTGGTCCTGCCGTCGGGCAAGAGCAGCCGCGTGAAATCCATCGTCACCTTCGAGGGCGAACTGGAACACGCAGGTCCTGGCCAAGCGGTAACGCTGACCATGGAAGACGAGATCGACATCTCCCGTGGCGACCTGCTGGTCCACGCCGACAATGTTCCGCCGGTCACCGACAGCTTCGAAGCGATGCTGGTGTGGATGGCTGAAGAGCCGATGCTGCCGGGCAAGAAATACGACATCAAGCGTGCTACCAGTTACGTGCCGGGTTCCATCGCCAGCATCGTCAACAAGGTTGACGTCAACACCCTCGAAGAAGGCCCGGCGAGCGCGTTGCAGCTCAATGAAATCGGCAAGGTGAAGATCGCGCTCGACGCGCCGATCGCCCTCGACGGTTACGACAGCAATCGCACCACCGGCGCGTTCATCGTCATCGACCGTTTGACCAACGGCACCGTCGGCGCCGGCATGATCGTCGCTCAGCCGGTGACCCACGGTACGGCCACGCACCACGGCAAACTGGCCCACGTAGCGACCGAAGAACGCGCCCAGCGTTTCGGCCAGCAACCGGCCACCGTGCTGTTCAGCGGCCTGTCCGGCGCTGGCAAGAGCACGCTGGCCTATGCCGTCGAGCGCAAACTGTTCGATATGGGCCGTGCGGTGTTCGTGCTGGATGGTCAGAACCTGCGTCACGACCTCAACAAAGGCCTGCCGCAGGATCGCGCCGGTCGCACTGAGAACTGGCGTCGTGCTGCACACGTGGCGCGTCAGTTCAACGAAGCCGGTCTGCTGACACTTGCGGCTTTCGTGGCGCCGAGTGCCGAAGGTCGTGAACAGGCCAGGGATCTGATCGGCAAGGAGCGTCTACTGACAGTCTATGTCCAGGCCTCGCCGACTGTCTGCGCCGAGCGTGATCCGCAAGGTTTGTACGCTGCCGGTGGCGATAACATTCCGGGTGAGTCGTTCCCGTATGACGTACCGCTGGATGCTGATCTGGTGATCGATACCCAATCGTTGTCGCTGGATGAAAGCGTCAAGCAAGTGCTGGATCTGCTGCGCAAGCGTGGCGCGATTTAA
- the cysD gene encoding sulfate adenylyltransferase subunit CysD: MVDKLTHLKQLEAESIHIIREVAAEFDNPVMLYSIGKDSAVMLHLARKAFFPGKLPFPVMHVDTRWKFQEMYKFRDKMVEELGLDLITHINPDGVAQNINPFTHGSAKHTDIMKTEGLKQALDKHGFDAAFGGARRDEEKSRAKERVYSFRDSKHRWDPKNQRPELWNVYNGKVNKGESIRVFPLSNWTELDIWQYIYLEGIPIVPLYFAAEREVIEKNGTLIMIDDERILEHLSDEDKARIVKKKVRFRTLGCYPLTGAVESEAESLTDIIQEMLLTRTSERQGRVIDHDGAGSMEDKKRQGYF, encoded by the coding sequence GGTGGCCGCCGAGTTCGACAACCCGGTGATGCTGTACTCCATCGGTAAAGACTCCGCCGTGATGCTGCATCTGGCACGCAAGGCGTTCTTCCCGGGCAAACTGCCGTTTCCGGTGATGCACGTCGACACCCGCTGGAAATTCCAGGAAATGTACAAGTTCCGCGACAAGATGGTCGAAGAGCTTGGCCTGGACCTCATCACTCACATCAACCCCGACGGCGTGGCGCAGAACATCAACCCGTTCACCCACGGCAGCGCCAAGCACACCGACATCATGAAGACCGAGGGCCTGAAGCAGGCACTCGACAAGCATGGTTTCGACGCAGCCTTCGGCGGTGCCCGTCGCGATGAAGAGAAGTCCCGCGCCAAGGAGCGCGTCTACTCGTTCCGCGACAGCAAACACCGCTGGGACCCGAAGAACCAGCGCCCGGAGCTGTGGAACGTCTACAACGGCAAGGTCAACAAGGGCGAATCCATTCGTGTGTTCCCGCTGTCGAACTGGACCGAGCTGGACATCTGGCAGTACATCTACCTCGAAGGCATCCCGATCGTACCGCTGTACTTCGCGGCAGAGCGCGAAGTGATCGAGAAGAACGGCACGCTGATCATGATCGACGACGAGCGCATCCTCGAGCACCTGTCCGACGAGGACAAGGCGCGCATCGTCAAAAAGAAAGTGCGTTTCCGTACCCTTGGCTGCTACCCGTTGACGGGCGCGGTGGAGTCCGAGGCCGAAAGCCTGACGGACATCATTCAGGAAATGCTCCTGACGCGAACTTCCGAGCGCCAGGGCCGGGTCATCGACCACGATGGCGCAGGCTCGATGGAAGACAAGAAACGTCAGGGTTATTTCTAA
- a CDS encoding acyltransferase, with the protein MLAFLPATLRGVIAALLLALNTILLCSFLFLVALIKVLPFDLARRASRWLMSHTHEAWISNNKGWMNLVRRTRWHLSGLQGLDYQHSYLITSNHQSWVDILVLQYVLNRRIQPLKFFLKQELIWVPVIGLAWWTLGFPFMKRYSKAYLEKHPEKKGKDLETTRKTCAKFRDNPVGIFNFVEGTRFTEGKHAQQQSPFKHLLKPKAGGIAFVLDAMGEQLESIVNVTIHYPGGRPGFWDLLCGNVRDVVVHFEELKIPPQFIGRNYDQDGEYRLQFQGWINQLWQDKDALLAQMHSEYPTK; encoded by the coding sequence ATGCTGGCTTTTCTCCCTGCCACCCTGCGCGGCGTGATCGCTGCGCTGCTGCTGGCGCTGAACACGATCCTGCTGTGCTCGTTCCTGTTTCTCGTGGCACTGATCAAAGTGCTGCCGTTCGACCTCGCACGCCGCGCCTCGCGCTGGCTGATGAGCCACACCCACGAAGCCTGGATCAGCAACAACAAAGGCTGGATGAACCTGGTCCGCCGCACCCGCTGGCACCTCAGCGGTCTGCAAGGCCTGGACTATCAACACTCGTACCTGATCACCAGCAACCACCAGAGCTGGGTCGATATTCTGGTGCTGCAATACGTGCTCAACCGACGCATTCAGCCGCTGAAGTTCTTTCTCAAGCAGGAACTGATCTGGGTCCCGGTGATCGGCCTCGCGTGGTGGACACTCGGCTTCCCGTTCATGAAGCGCTATTCGAAAGCCTATCTGGAGAAACACCCGGAAAAGAAAGGCAAAGACCTCGAAACCACCCGCAAGACCTGCGCGAAATTCCGCGACAACCCGGTGGGCATCTTCAACTTCGTCGAGGGCACACGCTTTACCGAAGGCAAACACGCGCAGCAGCAATCTCCGTTCAAACACCTGCTCAAGCCCAAGGCCGGCGGCATCGCATTCGTACTGGATGCGATGGGCGAACAGCTGGAATCGATCGTCAACGTGACCATTCACTACCCAGGCGGACGCCCTGGCTTCTGGGACCTGCTGTGCGGCAACGTCCGAGACGTAGTGGTGCACTTTGAAGAGCTGAAGATCCCGCCGCAGTTCATCGGCAGGAACTACGACCAGGACGGCGAGTACCGCCTGCAATTCCAGGGCTGGATCAATCAGCTGTGGCAAGACAAGGATGCGCTGCTTGCGCAGATGCACAGCGAGTATCCAACGAAGTAA